In Salmo salar chromosome ssa03, Ssal_v3.1, whole genome shotgun sequence, a single genomic region encodes these proteins:
- the si:ch211-153l6.6 gene encoding uncharacterized protein si:ch211-153l6.6 isoform X3, whose translation MNYSQRVAAWLSSLPVNVVQIICGRFGKLEMISFWLLCWRLLRATAGVKRIKGNEVRESCSASASDTPQEKQQEQESHSGAVAMETSQLSEMDDLTDYKMDSGETEDQRRLLSESEEECDQEPFAEYRGTKENIKTSVDEPDEDDENEDGNREEGILNFGTGQDDFSLKELLNSSSIFESEPVCKVEDLLAEDDVDNSAPSEVTVTQESILEQLIREEVSSDVSTGSCHDLDRDDLSDCLQVEMAIVSSDSETDDQWRSTFASTVNKEERCDGNAQDAFEKDKAAGEAENGTKDETADSPHELEQPDCPTECEIQDQDMSSGQFKVLSEIPEDEEEASQGGACKVRRSTSASSSVSSDKKVPQDYCVIQEMTSKNVSTEHVDFQGARKQWRQMEEQTKGQVQVHQPTVRQQGMCQGGHSAMYTPVRNIDRPRRDTELDSLALGDFHHTQFSPCSEDSGLDDLSYRSPYEDSDNPVEREIRQTIEREENFRRERGITKQGQAGESSAHPRPTTLYPGKYGKGFCQEVEEKRKMFDSSDPGCRPLRSPDAKTPTFSIATSPSPTPRCATYHEMTAQNVIILEPDSYPTSPRHRTRGSLLSPGPSRYSEWPLETSANVIILETSNLIIRSASEFCLSSASCQETQESTFVNNPFFKLRSRSSMSLVDQEIKMVKQREEEWRRQRSQMHTREKYDTVVVSPNLENLSFDTAEVPLKCVSSPSSPSRTRKLDRSTLSCDHRFYR comes from the exons ATGAATTACTCGCAACGGGTGGCCGCTTGGTTGAGTTCTCTACCCGTGAATGTAGTTCAAATAATATGTGGTCGCTTCGGTAAGTTGGAGATGATATCCTTCTGGTTGCTCTGTTGGAGGCTGCTG AGAGCCACAGCTGGAGTGAAGAGGATAAAGGGGAATGAAGTGAGAGAGAGCTGCAGTGCCAGTGCCAGCGACACTCCACAAGAGAAACAACAAGAACAAGAATCCCACTCTGGGGCCGTAGCCATGGAGACCAGCCAGCTTTCAGAGATGGACGACCTAACAGACTATAAAATGGATTCTGGGGAAACGGAGGACCAGAGACGCCTGCTTAGTGAGAGCGAGGAAGAATGTGACCAAGAACCTTTCGCAGAATACAGAGGAACAAAAGAGAACATAAAAACGTCAGTGGATGAACCAGACGAGGATGATGAAAATGAGGATggaaacagagaggaggggattcTCAACTTTGGGACAGGACAAGATGACTTCAGTCTAAAAGAGTTACTCAACTCCTCAAGTATATTTGAGAGTGAACCCGTTTGCAAGGTGGAAGACCTGCTTGCAGAAGATGACGTGGACAACTCTGCTCCATCAGAAGTGACGGTGACACAAGAGTCCATCTTGGAGCAGCTTATCCGAGAGGAGGTCTCCTCTGACGTTTCTACGGGGTCCTGTCATGACCTTGACCGAGACGACCTGAGTGACTGTCTGCAGGTAGAAATGGCCATCGTGTCATCAGACAGCGAGACTGACGACCAATGGAGGTCCACTTTTGCATCTACAGTCAACAAGGAAGAAAGGTGTGACGGAAATGCTCAAGATGCTTTCGAGAAGGATAAAGCTGCAGGGGAGgcagagaatgggaccaaggaTGAAACTGCAGATAGTCCTCACGAGCTTGAACAACCCGATTGCCCCACAGAATGTGAGATCCAAGACCAAGATATGTCCTCTGGCCAGTTCAAGGTCTTATCAGAGATTccagaggatgaggaagaggccAGCCAAGGCGGAGCTTGCAAAGTACGTCGTTCTACATCTGCAAGCTCTTCTGTAAGCTCTGACAAGAAGGTTCCTCAAGACTACTGTGTGATACAAGAAATGACGAGCAAGAACGTTAGTACAGAGCATGTGGACTTCCAGGGGGCTCGGAAGCAGTGGCGCCAAATGGAGGAGCAGACCAAAGGACAGGTCCAAGTCCACCAGCCCACTGTCAGACAGCAGGGGATGTGCCAGGGAGGTCACAGTGCCATGTACACACCCGTCAGGAACATCGATCGACCCAGGAGGGACACCGAACTTGACAGCCTCGCCCTGGGTGACTTTCATCACACCCAGTTCAGCCCATGTTCAGAAGACTCAGGTCTAGATGACCTCAGCTACAGGTCCCCTTACGAGGACTCAGACAACCCTGTCGAAAGGGAGATACGACAGACCATAGAGCGCGAGGAAAACTTCAGGCGGGAGAGAGGGATCACGAAACAGGGTCAAGCTGGAGAATCATCTGCACATCCCAGACCAACCACTCTCTACCCCGGCAAGTACGGGAAGGGTTTTTgccaggaggtggaggagaaacGGAAGATGTTTGACTCTAGTGATCCCGGATGCAGGCCATTGAGGTCTCCCGACGCAAAAACCCCAACCTTCTCCATAGCCACCTCCCCCTCACCCACACCGAGGTGTGCGACCTACCACGAAATGACCGCCCAAAACGTGATCATCCTGGAGCCAGACTCCTACCCCACCAGCCCAAGGCACCGCACCCGAGGATCCCTGCTCTCCCCGGGTCCCAGCCGTTATAGCGAGTGGCCTTTGGAGACGTCAGCCAACGTCATCATTCTAGAGACGTCCAACCTGATCATTCGGAGCGCCTCAGAGTTCTGCCTGAGCTCGGCCTCCTGCCAGGAGACCCAGGAGAGCACATTTGTCAACAATCCCTTCTTCAAACTGCGCTCGCGGAGCTCCATGTCCCTGGTGGACCAGGAGATTAAGATGGtgaagcagagggaggaggagtggaggaggcagaggagccAGATGCACACCAGGGAGAAGTATGACACTGTTGTGGTGTCCCCCAACCTGGAGAACCTGAGCTTTGATACAGCAG AAGTGCCACTGAAATGTGTGTCTTCCCCTTCATCCCCATCAAGGACTCGAAAGCTGGACCGCTCCACCCTGTCATGTGACCATAGG TTTTACAGGTGA